The proteins below are encoded in one region of Streptomyces marianii:
- a CDS encoding immunity 49 family protein: protein MVTSIPRHDYPTDSAAEGLAVLKETASWVLGELEEPDDIGRAQALDTSLTLAQSHCAVDPTATKFDTWEAWVTAMQVGSALFASATAAEGPVPCRIEVGGEVRDLPATGPQPYLHAGAWITSFYLAAICRENQRAEELARVPVSFLRESGAVFDEYVYAWVETLQSFWFGREDTWDKLVTAVNGTDPEVARVADKELMLKILYPPLELFHRYLRRDAAQFNAAMVDALTWHKEYWSGNESRAMSSDGLVALGPLAIACMARDADMPIEVESEYLPKELLEFGWAGEVDT, encoded by the coding sequence GTGGTCACGAGCATCCCCCGCCACGACTACCCCACGGACAGCGCGGCAGAGGGCCTGGCGGTGCTCAAGGAGACCGCGAGCTGGGTACTCGGAGAGCTTGAAGAGCCGGACGACATCGGACGGGCTCAGGCCCTCGATACGAGCCTGACCCTGGCGCAGTCACACTGCGCCGTGGACCCCACCGCAACAAAGTTCGATACCTGGGAGGCGTGGGTCACGGCCATGCAGGTCGGCTCCGCCCTGTTCGCCTCGGCCACCGCAGCCGAGGGTCCCGTGCCGTGCCGTATCGAGGTAGGCGGCGAGGTGAGGGATCTCCCTGCGACCGGGCCTCAGCCCTACCTGCACGCAGGAGCCTGGATCACTTCGTTCTATCTGGCCGCGATCTGCCGGGAGAATCAACGCGCGGAGGAGTTGGCGCGGGTACCTGTCTCGTTTCTCCGCGAGTCGGGCGCTGTGTTCGACGAGTACGTCTATGCGTGGGTGGAGACCCTGCAGAGCTTCTGGTTCGGCCGCGAGGACACGTGGGACAAGCTGGTCACCGCGGTGAACGGCACCGACCCCGAGGTCGCGCGGGTCGCCGACAAGGAGCTAATGCTGAAGATCCTGTATCCGCCGCTCGAGCTCTTCCACCGCTACCTGCGCCGGGACGCCGCACAGTTCAACGCGGCCATGGTCGACGCTCTCACCTGGCACAAGGAGTACTGGTCCGGTAATGAGTCACGCGCCATGAGCAGCGACGGCCTGGTCGCCCTCGGCCCACTCGCCATCGCCTGCATGGCCCGCGACGCCGACATGCCCATCGAGGTCGAATCCGAGTACCTGCCCAAGGAGCTTCTGGAATTCGGCTGGGCCGGCGAGGTCGACACCTGA
- a CDS encoding DUF6177 family protein encodes MTKDVIALTPKMPDLRTLLAGLYAGGPDLGVNTLADGAVIQLCAPDGRPLVSVEAPLLIQIPGETTRLLGPGLPDSPVWWTEARASTAVAEGGQLAGSFAGRLATVLNGSVWPPEAASTDVVPLNSDITAIPAPPTSAPAVDVLTAKTAVVIQDRPVVAMTSWLSDALRATTGNERALQIVTPPTTRLTLPTRTALRGHPNRWVIHDPDYGYYDGLSGAALHWHGGTFTTTLDENDSACVAETFKTATSTGERQLILSLHTRHPADEDLILGRALETAWQTLTGAPPAGWSTAEPVNLPWSTRQLTDLARNRAPRPTWLIAIGHPDHPALATISVTRTLAGIEEDITLTLGYGQDETPPLDTLEPLAKALTTEHGLSTMLTSLRAARQDLTVPPHFETPPIPVSFTLGTEAIKDIGLTHALHPPLNLTPVRLGPVGEPSLHYPLGDGTDAHAWTTLQQLNRHLRRA; translated from the coding sequence GTGACCAAGGACGTCATCGCCCTCACACCGAAGATGCCGGACCTGCGCACGCTTCTCGCTGGCCTCTACGCAGGCGGCCCCGACCTCGGCGTGAACACCCTGGCCGACGGCGCCGTCATCCAGCTCTGCGCCCCCGACGGCCGTCCCCTGGTCTCCGTCGAAGCCCCCCTCCTCATCCAGATACCCGGCGAAACGACCCGCCTCCTCGGCCCCGGCCTCCCGGACAGCCCGGTCTGGTGGACCGAGGCCCGCGCCTCCACCGCCGTCGCGGAGGGCGGGCAGCTGGCGGGCTCCTTCGCCGGACGCCTCGCCACCGTCCTCAACGGATCGGTCTGGCCCCCGGAAGCTGCCTCCACCGACGTCGTCCCACTCAACTCCGACATCACCGCGATCCCCGCCCCGCCCACGTCAGCCCCGGCTGTGGACGTCCTCACCGCCAAGACGGCCGTGGTCATCCAAGACCGACCCGTCGTCGCCATGACCAGCTGGCTCTCCGACGCCCTGCGCGCAACCACCGGCAACGAACGCGCCCTGCAGATCGTCACACCACCGACCACCCGCCTCACCCTGCCCACCCGTACCGCGCTACGCGGCCACCCCAACCGCTGGGTCATCCACGACCCCGACTACGGCTACTACGACGGCCTCTCCGGCGCCGCACTGCACTGGCACGGCGGCACCTTCACGACCACCCTCGACGAGAACGACTCGGCCTGCGTCGCCGAAACCTTCAAGACCGCCACCAGCACCGGCGAACGCCAGCTCATCCTCTCCCTGCACACCCGGCACCCCGCCGACGAAGACCTCATCCTCGGCCGCGCCCTGGAAACCGCCTGGCAAACCCTCACCGGTGCTCCACCCGCCGGCTGGAGCACCGCCGAACCCGTCAACCTCCCCTGGTCCACCCGCCAGCTGACCGACCTCGCCCGCAACCGGGCCCCCCGGCCGACCTGGCTGATCGCCATCGGCCACCCCGACCACCCAGCCCTGGCCACCATCAGCGTCACCCGCACCCTCGCCGGCATCGAGGAAGACATCACCCTCACCCTCGGCTACGGCCAAGACGAGACGCCACCCCTCGACACGCTCGAGCCCCTCGCCAAGGCCCTGACCACAGAGCACGGCCTGTCCACCATGCTCACCTCACTCCGGGCCGCCCGCCAAGACCTGACCGTGCCCCCGCACTTCGAAACTCCCCCCATTCCCGTCTCCTTCACGCTGGGCACCGAAGCGATCAAGGACATCGGCCTCACCCACGCCCTCCACCCACCCCTCAACCTCACCCCCGTCCGACTCGGCCCCGTCGGCGAGCCATCCCTCCACTACCCGCTCGGCGACGGCACCGACGCCCATGCCTGGACCACGCTCCAGCAACTCAACCGGCACCTGAGAAGAGCATGA
- a CDS encoding pore-forming ESAT-6 family protein: MGQNQDRRSYDTGASTDVQGSLQTVIGNLERVLGDRDRAVKAAMADYQADGVSDEYHGKEVRWNRAANEVRNIIRLVRTTLEQNDSTAQTTLARARAAVDSIG; encoded by the coding sequence ATGGGACAGAACCAGGACCGCCGCTCCTACGACACCGGCGCCTCCACCGACGTGCAGGGAAGCTTGCAGACCGTGATCGGGAACCTGGAGCGGGTGCTCGGTGACCGTGACCGGGCGGTGAAGGCCGCGATGGCCGACTACCAGGCCGACGGCGTGTCGGACGAGTACCACGGCAAGGAAGTCCGCTGGAACCGCGCAGCCAACGAGGTCCGCAACATCATCCGGTTGGTGCGCACCACGCTGGAGCAGAACGACAGCACCGCGCAGACCACGTTGGCCAGGGCCCGTGCGGCGGTCGACAGCATCGGCTGA
- a CDS encoding DUF6507 family protein gives MPAWDISSSGVEFVTSLVKDAMDDVAEDVKSYGTNVESAAASAGTISGADGGAGPTGAIGAALALFVERTAADVTFLGARAAKSVNGAREATAYYVLGDLDMAATSQHKALAAPKVDLPGAGGKQGGGR, from the coding sequence ATGCCTGCGTGGGACATCTCGTCGTCCGGTGTCGAGTTCGTGACGTCGCTCGTGAAGGACGCGATGGACGATGTGGCCGAGGACGTCAAGTCGTACGGGACGAACGTGGAGAGCGCGGCGGCGTCGGCCGGCACGATCAGCGGCGCGGACGGCGGAGCCGGGCCGACCGGTGCGATCGGGGCAGCGCTGGCGCTGTTCGTGGAGAGGACCGCGGCGGACGTGACGTTCCTCGGGGCGCGGGCGGCCAAGTCGGTGAACGGAGCCCGTGAGGCCACCGCGTACTACGTCCTCGGGGATCTGGACATGGCCGCCACCAGTCAGCACAAGGCCCTTGCCGCCCCGAAGGTCGATCTGCCGGGTGCCGGTGGCAAGCAGGGCGGTGGCAGGTGA
- the eccCb gene encoding type VII secretion protein EccCb gives MSVMVGQLATAAPPVRRIWLPPLPNTVTLDTAAGPLQADTKGLRLTRRDAPMRIPLGILDDPAKQWQQPWLLDLTVAGGHTAVIGGPQSGKTTLLRTLALSLALTHTPYDVAVYGLDLVGGGLSALAGLPNVGGIAGRADHERAARTVAEVRAMLAEREELFREHGIDSVDQLRHLRAKGRLPQLGSTDIVLLIDGFGALRDEFADLDDAVADLLKRGGGYGIHIVSAMLRWNDVRIATQSMFGTRVELRLNDPADSSIDRKLSETLSADTPGRVLTDTKLFAQVALPRIDSNPHTGDLAATLERTARTIRASWHGDLAAPIRVLPTRLPAAKLPPLTTEPKKTPIGVDQDTLAPVLLDLFETEQHLLILGDNECGKTNLLKLIAA, from the coding sequence ATGTCCGTGATGGTCGGCCAACTCGCCACCGCCGCCCCTCCCGTGCGCCGCATCTGGCTACCGCCCCTGCCGAACACCGTCACCCTCGACACCGCCGCCGGGCCTCTCCAGGCCGACACCAAAGGCCTCCGTCTCACCCGCCGCGACGCCCCGATGCGCATCCCCCTGGGCATCCTGGACGACCCGGCAAAACAGTGGCAGCAGCCATGGCTGCTCGATCTCACCGTCGCGGGCGGCCACACGGCCGTCATCGGCGGCCCCCAGTCCGGCAAGACCACCCTGCTGCGCACCCTCGCCCTCTCCCTGGCCCTCACACACACCCCGTACGACGTCGCCGTCTACGGCCTGGACCTGGTCGGTGGCGGACTGTCCGCCCTGGCCGGGCTACCGAACGTCGGCGGGATCGCCGGGCGCGCCGACCACGAACGAGCCGCCCGCACAGTGGCCGAGGTACGCGCCATGCTGGCCGAGCGCGAGGAACTCTTCCGCGAACACGGCATCGACTCCGTGGACCAGCTGCGCCACCTGCGTGCCAAGGGCCGGCTGCCGCAGCTCGGCTCCACCGACATCGTGCTACTCATCGACGGATTCGGCGCCCTGCGCGACGAGTTCGCCGACCTCGACGACGCCGTAGCCGACCTGCTCAAGCGCGGCGGCGGGTACGGGATCCACATCGTCTCCGCCATGCTGCGCTGGAACGACGTCCGCATCGCCACCCAGTCCATGTTCGGCACCCGCGTCGAACTCCGCCTCAACGACCCGGCCGACTCGTCCATCGACCGCAAACTGTCCGAGACCCTCTCCGCAGACACCCCCGGCCGAGTCCTGACCGACACCAAGCTCTTCGCACAGGTCGCACTGCCCCGCATCGACAGCAATCCGCACACAGGCGACCTCGCAGCCACCCTCGAGCGGACCGCCCGCACGATCCGCGCCAGCTGGCACGGCGACCTTGCCGCCCCGATCCGGGTACTCCCCACACGGCTCCCCGCGGCGAAACTCCCGCCCCTGACCACAGAGCCCAAGAAAACCCCCATCGGCGTGGACCAGGACACGCTCGCCCCCGTCCTGCTGGACCTGTTCGAGACCGAGCAGCACCTGCTGATCCTGGGCGACAACGAGTGCGGCAAGACCAACCTGCTGAAGCTCATCGCCGCCTAG